The genomic DNA ATTTATGTAGGATCCGTATGCATATCCTGAATTTTAGTCCTGCGCATGCTTTCTATACCACCCCTGCCTCACCACACAAGCACAGAGGACCACACAAACAGCGGGGCATGGCATCACCGGCAGGAAGGAGCAGCACCAGCCTCTCCAAGATTCCAGAGTTCTTGGTGGGCCCTATCGGGCAACCGATGCCAGCAGTGGGGCTTGGAACAGCGTCACACCCATTCGTGGAGGAAGAAGTTAGGGCTGCTGTTCTCACTGCGCTGGAGCTAGGCTACCGCCACATCGACACTGCGGCACTCTATGCCTCTGAGCGGGTTGTTGGCAAAGCCATGGCTGAGGCGGTGCAGCGTGGGATTGTGGTGTCTAGGGAGGAGCTGTTTGTTACGAGCAAGGTGTGGTGCACGCAGTGCCACCCTGAGCTCATGCTCCCGTCCCTCAAGGAGAGTTTGCAGTAAGTTTTTTGAGCTTGATTTTGCTTCCCACTTATTTGGAATCCAATTGTAAGCTTTTCGGTCAAATACTCGGTTCTTTCAACCAATTTCTCACTTAGGTTATAATAAGAGATATTGGCATTGCAAATTCATATGCGGTGCCTATCTAGTTGTTAGCTGTGTTTCAGGCTTGGAGCTAACCATTAAAATCAGAGCTCCAAATATTGTTGAATTTAGAATCTGGAAACAGTTCACTAATAGAAGTTGAAATCAACCCTGATTTAGATCCAATCAAATTACTGGATTGAAGGATATTCTGTAAATTTTTGAACCGTTACATCCTGTTTGAAATCAAAATAATATGTACTTACAGTCCAAACCAAAAGCTAATATGCAAATTCAAATGTTCATAAATCTCACAACATAAACTAGTACAGAAATTGGGCCTTTACAAGCTGTGTTTGAGTTGGCAGTAGGTAGGTTATTGTATTTAACCAATTCTGCAGTAGCTGGCATTACCCTAACTCTTGAAACAATATACtatggtggtaggcaagatacTTACCCCTCCATCTGCAGGAACCTTCAAATGGAATATGTTGATTTGTACCTGATTCATTGGCCCATGGCTGTAAAGCCTAGTAAGCCCCACTTCCCAATGAAAAGGGAGGACATTGTGCCGATGGACCTGAGTGGTGTATGGAAGGCTATGGAGGAATGCCATCGGCTTGGCCTTGCTAAAATGATTGGTGTCAGCAATTTCACAACAAAGAAACTGCAGGAGCTGCTTGCCATTGCAAAAATACCCCCAGCAATAAATCAGGTTTGTGTTAATCAACTGAATAACCACTGATGGCAATAACCTTCTAGACTTTCTGCTATTATCTATCAGTCTTTTTTCGCCAAGACTTTTgcattcttttcttttatttatgaCTACCAATCTATTTCTATATACCTCATGTAATAGAATATCAAAACATGTTACTTCTTTTAGACCAAGGGATTTGGGCCCAGGTTTATAGGAAGCAAAGGTCATCCACTGTGGTTTACCAGCTGCACAAAAAGTGAGCAAATAATCAGCCAACTCCTGACCTAGAGCTTATTTGGTCCTTGTACAGAGGAGACTAAGAAACCCCATCATGATGCCATCAGCTAATGAGTTTCTACTTCCGTGACGAAGGTGGAAAAACATTCACTCTTGGCTCCCTCCAAACTTTGACAACAGAAAGAATCTCCTATTATAACTCTCGACTTTTTTAAGCACATCAGTTATCTGAGATTAATTGGTAGAGAGCTGCAGATGTCTCTTGACGTAGCCTCACAAGCCGACCCTTCAAGCCTTCTGGCTCATTGTCCACTTATCGTTGATCATCCTCCTTGTTTAACTGCTTTCATTGCTGCATAAAGGACACCATTCAGAAGATCACAGTCTCTGTGGAAGAGACTACAATATTTTGAAAGACTAAATCATTCCTAGCTAACATAAGGTCCAAGGTACACATTCAAGTATCAAATAAGGTTCTGTTTCAGCTATTATTTTGAACTTGATCAAGTAGCATTTGCCATATCGCTAAGCTAACTGGGACATGTTGCCATTGGAAGATATGTCTCCAAATACTCTACACAAACATTGCCAAGGGGCATTAACATTATTTGATGGTTTGATCAGTTGTTTCAGCCAAGCCACACATCTTGCACTGGTCAGTTCTTCGTCAACAACGGGTCAGCTGATTGAATCCCATGCTTATAAACTTTCCACAGGAATACCCTAATTTTCAAGGGCAATTTAGCTTTCAACAATTGTATTTTCTACAACCCCTGGAAACGTCAGAAATTTATATATAGATAAAGGGGATGAAATCCCTGACTTCTCCAGTTCTGAACTCACTATACTGAACTTTGAGCCAAGTGGATGAATGCTTGTTCTATAAGGTTTTATCTATTACGGTCTCAAGTCTACCATATCATCTCAGTGGTGTCATACACGTGATAATCTCTGCAGGTTGAATTGAATCCGACTTGGCAGCAGAAAAAACTAATTGATTTCTGCAAAGGTAAGAGTATTCAGGTGGCTGCTTATTCTCCCCTGGGAGGCCAAAGAATACCTAAAATGAATCCAGTACGACAATCTGACATTCTGGAAGAGATTGGAAAGGCTAGAGGGAAGTCAGTGGCTCAGGTATGAACTGTATTCTCTCGATGCATCTTAATCGTATTATTGCAATTCAATTGATTATTTGATTTCCCATCCAAACTTTAGATCTTCAAAAGAGCCCAGCCTCGCACGCACGAAATAGTTGTAGTACTGTTGATGATTTTATGAGGATTGTGTAGTAGTTCTTGGCTAAAAAGTTTTGTGCAGTTTGGCAGAGCACCTAATATGCTTAAGCTCAAGAAAAATATGTATTTGGTCAAGCATAGAAGACTTCTGATATATGGTCAGAACATATATCACAACAGCACAATCTGATATATGTTCTGAACGGAATGTGACAGAAATCTGAATTAAATACGGGGAACCTGTCCCATGCTTGCAGTTTTGCTAACATCTTGTGATTTTAGCAGCTCAACTGATTTCCCAGTTCCCTCCAGATTTCACTGAGATGGATCTACGAGCAAGGCGCAAGCATGGTGGTGAAGAGCTTGAAAAGAGAGAGGCTTAAGGAGAACATTGAAATCTTCGATTGGGAATTGAGTGATGAAGACCGGTTGAAGATTGCTCAGATTCCACAGCGCAAGTTGATCACAGTGCAGAATCTCCTATGCCCTGAAGGCATATCCAGTGTGGACATCTCGGATGTTGATGTTCTTGAAATGTAGCAGTGAGCCAGTGACCTCCTATTTGCGGTGGTGAAGAATTTAGTGTACAGAGGGTTTGATATGTCAGAAGCAGGTGAGGCTTCTTCACATGtagtcccaagcaagttggcaTAGGCTAATCCTTTTTTCCCATGGCCTTTCTTTTCTTGCAGGTTACCTGACTCTGTTCTGCCTTAACTTGTGATAAGATTAAAATGCTAAAACATTTTCCTAGCACATAGAGCATCCATGCTGACTTTTATATTGAATATATTTTATAGTTATCATTAAATCTAAGACTGCTTGATGGTGTAGCTGTTTCTTTTGTTGACTTGATCTCATCAGCTTGCTCTTTTCCAGTTAGCACTTGTTTTGTTTGGTTCTAACTAGGGAGGTTGCTGCTGCCCTTGGATTTTGAAATGTTCGGCTCATTGTATATTTTCGATTGAATTTTGTGGCCCACACCATACAGTATTTTCCCTAACAATTATGTAGTTAGGTGTTAGAATCAATGAGCTGAACATTTCAAAGGCCTACAACATAAGATAGGAAAAACAAAAAGTGAGTCTAAATCTTCTCAAAACCAATAACTGATAATTTGGGTTTTTAGGAGTCTAATGTTTGCCAAAATCGTTATGGAAAATGCGCACTTTGTTTCACTGTTTTCACTTTTACCACATGAGTTCTCTGGGCCTCATGTAAATGTGCTGCCTTTCTTCTATACTatttttatttactttatttttGACCGAACACATCTATAGCAGGTATCTATTTCACGGTGAAAAGGCGCAAGGAGctacttcctccgttccaaattataagtaattccaagaattttggagagtcaaaccatctcaaagtttgactaaaattataaatagaaacgcaaaaatttatgacatcaaataggtatactatgaaaatatagctaacaaagaatctaatgatacttaattagtatcataaatgttattattttgttatataaatttagtcaaatttaaaaaacTGACTCTCCGAGACTCTTtgtgacttataatttggaacggagggagtattggCGGGGATTTGGTGCCCACGGGTCACAGGAGAACTTGTTATGGGGTGGTCAAAGGCGTGAAGAGCTGTCTGCACCAATTTGAATGGCAGCAATTTTGGTGTTCAAGACTCAAAAGAGTCTGGAGCAAAATTGAACATACAGGAGACGCGTTTGTACATTTTGATTTATGAACCTGAGCGCAGATTGAGCTAACAAAATTGAAAAGAAATGGAGATATTTCCTCTCCATTTCGTTCCGCCTTTTCCATATCGTCTATGAATCCTGTGTTCCATATGCCCCCCTCATCAGAATTCTGAGCTGGGTTCTTTTAACATCTCCATTTGCGATGGCTTCCGCTGCTCGCTACGCATCCAATACTGGCATCTCGGAGCGTCGGTGGCTCGGCGCTCCAGCTTCCATCGATCAACTCGAAGAAAGGACGACCCGACTgtgcccgctgccgccggcttGGGTACACGGCGCACGCCATCCGCCTCGCCGGTGCAATTTTGTAACCACAGATCACATCGTTCTCCATGCAGCCTCCCCCTTACCTGACTCGAGGCCGCCACGTAATCTCACCCTAGATTGGCAAGTCGATCATGCCCATGTACCGCCATTGCCAGCGCGCAGAGAagcatcggcatccataccGCCATACCGGCCGGTCCCCCCCATGAGAAAACCACACATGGCCTTGATCAATGCGACCCACCAGCTGGCTCCAAAGTTCGAGCTCAAGTTGGCCGACCCATGGCGCGCGCAATCTGGCGCAACAGGATGCGCGCCTGGTTGACCAAATTAACTTCATCCGCTCCGATCCCCGCCGCCAGTCGCCGGCGCGCTGATGCTATAAAAGGAGCTCGACGGCGTCGATCAGAACCATCACTGTCGTCTTCAGGATGTCGCTGCACGGAAGCAGCTCGCCCGTGCTCCCGCTGCTCGTGTTCTCGCTGCTCCTGCTGTCTCCCCCGGGGAcactcgccggcggcgatggcggcccgCCGTCCAAGCCCATAGTGACCCCCATCTCCAAGGACGGCTCCACCTCGCTCTACACCATCCCCGTCAAGGGCGGCGCGCCGCTGGTCCTCGACCTCGCCGGCCCGCTGGTCTGGTCCCCGTGCCAGCCCGGGCACCGCACCGTCCCCTGCAAGTCCAGCGTGTGCACCGTCGCCAACCGGAACCACCCGGCCAGCTGCGCGTCTACGGGCGCCGGCCAGCCGGGGTCCCCCGACCCCAGCTGCGCCTGCACCGCGTACCCGTACAACCCGGCCAGCGGCCAGTGCGGCAGCGGCGACCTCACCAGAACGCCCCTGTCCGCCAACGGCACGGACGGCAGGAACCCGCTGTTCCCGGTGTCCTTCCCCGCGTACGCGTCCTGCGCGCCCGACGGGCTCCTGGCGTCGCTCCCctcgggcgccgccggcgtcgcgggGCTGTCGAGGCAGCCGCTGTCGCTGCCGTCCCAGGTCGCGTCCAGGCTCAAGGTGGCGAAGCAGTTCGCGCTGTGCCTCCCCGGCGTGGCCATCTTCGGCGGCGGCCCGTTCGAGCTCCAGGCCGCCCCGCCCATGGAGCTCGCCGAGGGCCTCCGCGAGAAGGTGGTCCCGCTCCTCGTGAACCCCAAGAACAAGGGCGCCTACTACATCCGCGTCCACGGCGTCGCCGTCAACCAGGCGCAGGTGCCCGTGCCGGCCGGCGCCTTCGACCTCGACCGCCGCCAGGGCACGGGCGGCGTCGTGCTCAGCACCGTCACGCGGTACACCACGCTGCGCTCCGACATCTTCAGCCCGCTGATCAACGCGTTCGACGCGGCCACCAGCGGCATCCCGCGCCGGAAGCCCATGCCGCCCTACGACCTGTGCTACGAGGCGTCGGCGTTCGTCTCCACCCGGGTCGGCCCCGGCGTGGCGAACATCGACCTGATGCTCGACGGCGGCCGCACATGGACGCTGCCCGGCGCCAGCTCGCTGGTGCAGGTGGACGAGCGGACGCTGTGCTTCGCGTTCCAAAATATGGGGTTCGGGGCGACGGTGACCAACTCGCCGGCGGTCATCATCGGGACCCACCAGATGGAGGATAACCTGGTGCTGTTCGACCTGGAGAAGGGGACGGTCGGGATCAGCGGGCTGCTCTTGGGATTGCGCACCACCTGCAGCAACTTCAACTTCGCCATGGGGAGCTCGTAGAAGTGAACCTTTCAACTTCCATGCATGGCCGTATGAGTCCagcgccacgccgccaccgTTTGGTTTCTGACTGTCTATTTCCATGACCTCGTTTCAGTACCTGTGGCGCATCAGTTAGTTTCTGTGTACTGTCGTTTTAGCAACCGAAATAAAAATGCCTCGACTCCTCAGGAACAGGGAGTCCCTTCATCTcgccattttttttaaaagcttCATTTCCTAGCTATACTGCACAACACTTGATCACTTGGTTCGCTGAAAAAATACACGGGATTTTGCACCCAAAGATACCACAAATCCACAATTAAGATTCACTTTTCACCAAAACCATCAGACTAGTGATGACATGCAAGATCTGGTCTTACATATCCAAGAATAGAAACCCCATCATAGCCATATCAGCTAAAATGAGTTTCTAGTTCAT from Panicum virgatum strain AP13 chromosome 7N, P.virgatum_v5, whole genome shotgun sequence includes the following:
- the LOC120682246 gene encoding deoxymugineic acid synthase 1-D-like isoform X3, with protein sequence MASPAGRSSTSLSKIPEFLVGPIGQPMPAVGLGTASHPFVEEEVRAAVLTALELGYRHIDTAALYASERVVGKAMAEAVQRGIVVSREELFVTSKVWCTQCHPELMLPSLKESLQNLQMEYVDLYLIHWPMAVKPSKPHFPMKREDIVPMDLSGVWKAMEECHRLGLAKMIGVSNFTTKKLQELLAIAKIPPAINQVELNPTWQQKKLIDFCKGKSIQVAAYSPLGGQRIPKMNPVRQSDILEEIGKARGKSVAQISLRWIYEQGASMVVKSLKRERLKENIEIFDWELSDEDRLKIAQIPQRKLITVQNLLCPEGISSVDISDVDVLEM
- the LOC120682246 gene encoding deoxymugineic acid synthase 1-D-like isoform X1 encodes the protein MYKFGLNKKNLCRIRMHILNFSPAHAFYTTPASPHKHRGPHKQRGMASPAGRSSTSLSKIPEFLVGPIGQPMPAVGLGTASHPFVEEEVRAAVLTALELGYRHIDTAALYASERVVGKAMAEAVQRGIVVSREELFVTSKVWCTQCHPELMLPSLKESLQNLQMEYVDLYLIHWPMAVKPSKPHFPMKREDIVPMDLSGVWKAMEECHRLGLAKMIGVSNFTTKKLQELLAIAKIPPAINQVELNPTWQQKKLIDFCKGKSIQVAAYSPLGGQRIPKMNPVRQSDILEEIGKARGKSVAQISLRWIYEQGASMVVKSLKRERLKENIEIFDWELSDEDRLKIAQIPQRKLITVQNLLCPEGISSVDISDVDVLEM
- the LOC120682246 gene encoding deoxymugineic acid synthase 1-D-like isoform X2, producing the protein MHILNFSPAHAFYTTPASPHKHRGPHKQRGMASPAGRSSTSLSKIPEFLVGPIGQPMPAVGLGTASHPFVEEEVRAAVLTALELGYRHIDTAALYASERVVGKAMAEAVQRGIVVSREELFVTSKVWCTQCHPELMLPSLKESLQNLQMEYVDLYLIHWPMAVKPSKPHFPMKREDIVPMDLSGVWKAMEECHRLGLAKMIGVSNFTTKKLQELLAIAKIPPAINQVELNPTWQQKKLIDFCKGKSIQVAAYSPLGGQRIPKMNPVRQSDILEEIGKARGKSVAQISLRWIYEQGASMVVKSLKRERLKENIEIFDWELSDEDRLKIAQIPQRKLITVQNLLCPEGISSVDISDVDVLEM
- the LOC120682246 gene encoding deoxymugineic acid synthase 1-D-like isoform X5, with the translated sequence MYKFGLNKKNLCRIRMHILNFSPAHAFYTTPASPHKHRGPHKQRGMASPAGRSSTSLSKIPEFLVGPIGQPMPAVGLGTASHPFVEEEVRAAVLTALELGYRHIDTAALYASERVVGKAMAEAVQRGIVVSREELFVTSKVWCTQCHPELMLPSLKESLQNLQMEYVDLYLIHWPMAVKPSKPHFPMKREDIVPMDLSGVWKAMEECHRLGLAKMIGVSNFTTKKLQELLAIAKIPPAINQVELNPTWQQKKLIDFCKGKSIQVAAYSPLGGQRIPKMNPVRQSDILEEIGKARGKSVAQLN
- the LOC120682245 gene encoding chitinase CLP-like, producing MSLHGSSSPVLPLLVFSLLLLSPPGTLAGGDGGPPSKPIVTPISKDGSTSLYTIPVKGGAPLVLDLAGPLVWSPCQPGHRTVPCKSSVCTVANRNHPASCASTGAGQPGSPDPSCACTAYPYNPASGQCGSGDLTRTPLSANGTDGRNPLFPVSFPAYASCAPDGLLASLPSGAAGVAGLSRQPLSLPSQVASRLKVAKQFALCLPGVAIFGGGPFELQAAPPMELAEGLREKVVPLLVNPKNKGAYYIRVHGVAVNQAQVPVPAGAFDLDRRQGTGGVVLSTVTRYTTLRSDIFSPLINAFDAATSGIPRRKPMPPYDLCYEASAFVSTRVGPGVANIDLMLDGGRTWTLPGASSLVQVDERTLCFAFQNMGFGATVTNSPAVIIGTHQMEDNLVLFDLEKGTVGISGLLLGLRTTCSNFNFAMGSS
- the LOC120682246 gene encoding deoxymugineic acid synthase 1-D-like isoform X4 encodes the protein MYKFGLNKKNLCRIRMHILNFSPAHAFYTTPASPHKHRGPHKQRGMASPAGRSSTSLSKIPEFLVGPIGQPMPAVGLGTASHPFVEEEVRAAVLTALELGYRHIDTAALYASERVVGKAMAEAVQRGIVVSREELFVTSKVWCTQCHPELMLPSLKESLQNLQMEYVDLYLIHWPMAVKPSKPHFPMKREDIVPMDLSGVWKAMEECHRLGLAKMIGVSNFTTKKLQELLAIAKIPPAINQVELNPTWQQKKLIDFCKGKSIQVAAYSPLGGQRIPKMNPVRQSDILEEIGKARGKSVAQQLN